The Sphingomonas alpina genome has a segment encoding these proteins:
- a CDS encoding fasciclin domain-containing protein, with protein sequence MTPIFRASIIAVALVAGGAALASPKNPMVGGAAMYPTKNIVENAVNSKDHTTLVAAVKAAGLVETLSGPGPFTVFAPTNAAFAKLPAGTVETLIKPESKGTLTNILTYHVVPGKISAAMIAANAKAHNGVATYATVQGGTLSFMKSGHGWAIKDAKGGMAKITIADVNQSNGVIHVIDTVLMP encoded by the coding sequence ATGACCCCCATATTCCGCGCGTCGATCATTGCCGTGGCCCTGGTCGCCGGCGGTGCCGCGCTCGCCAGTCCGAAGAACCCGATGGTCGGCGGTGCCGCAATGTATCCGACCAAAAACATCGTAGAGAATGCCGTCAATTCGAAAGATCACACGACGCTGGTTGCCGCGGTCAAGGCCGCCGGCCTGGTGGAAACCTTGTCAGGGCCTGGACCCTTCACCGTCTTCGCGCCGACCAATGCCGCATTCGCGAAGCTGCCGGCGGGCACGGTCGAAACGTTGATCAAGCCCGAGAGCAAGGGGACGCTGACCAATATCCTGACCTACCATGTCGTGCCCGGCAAGATCAGCGCAGCAATGATTGCCGCCAACGCCAAGGCACATAACGGCGTTGCGACCTATGCCACGGTGCAGGGCGGCACGCTCAGCTTCATGAAATCCGGTCACGGATGGGCCATCAAGGATGCCAAGGGCGGCATGGCGAAAATCACCATTGCCGACGTCAATCAGTCGAATGGCGTGA
- a CDS encoding anti-sigma factor domain-containing protein: protein MSEDAIPIGDDPDVAAAELALGLLEGEERAVALRRVLAEPGFAQEVERWRQHLGQLFDIWPEVTAPPGVMARLDQTLDGPAAPRLTALQRTGRLWPGIAVASSLIAAGLLLVVLIRPAPPVPTAVPPKQQPVATAPARMLVASIDPSAEGKPVTAVYDPVSGGLRLTESMLADANRSAELWVIAGDGVPHSLGLLHVSGGSTFTVTGDNRVRLVAGATLAVSLEPVGGSPSGSPTGPVVAKGVLSQV, encoded by the coding sequence GTGAGCGAGGATGCGATCCCGATCGGCGATGACCCCGATGTCGCAGCCGCCGAGCTGGCGCTGGGGCTGCTTGAGGGCGAGGAGCGTGCGGTCGCGCTGCGTCGCGTATTGGCCGAGCCAGGCTTCGCACAGGAGGTTGAGCGCTGGCGCCAGCATCTCGGGCAATTGTTCGATATCTGGCCGGAAGTCACCGCGCCGCCGGGCGTGATGGCGCGTCTCGACCAGACGCTGGATGGACCTGCCGCACCGCGCCTGACGGCGCTGCAGCGTACTGGCCGGTTGTGGCCGGGGATCGCGGTGGCATCGAGCCTGATCGCCGCTGGCCTGTTGCTGGTCGTGCTGATCCGGCCCGCGCCGCCAGTGCCGACCGCCGTGCCGCCCAAGCAACAGCCAGTCGCCACGGCACCGGCGCGGATGCTGGTCGCCTCGATCGATCCATCGGCCGAAGGGAAACCGGTGACTGCGGTCTATGATCCGGTCTCGGGGGGCTTGCGCCTGACCGAGTCCATGCTCGCCGACGCCAATCGCAGTGCCGAGCTATGGGTGATCGCGGGAGACGGCGTGCCGCACTCGCTTGGATTACTGCATGTCAGTGGCGGTTCGACCTTCACGGTCACCGGCGACAATCGCGTGCGGCTCGTGGCGGGCGCGACACTGGCGGTCTCGCTCGAACCGGTGGGCGGCTCGCCGAGCGGCTCGCCGACCGGACCAGTGGTTGCAAAGGGCGTCCTGTCACAGGTTTGA
- a CDS encoding sigma-70 family RNA polymerase sigma factor, with amino-acid sequence MPADPARARLIEVLVRTGDEDRAAFRDLYTLTSAKLFGVCLRICGERQAAEDVLHDVYLTVWKRAGAYEPSRASPITWLSTIARNRAIDWRRAQAVRHSTPIDEAPPVVDTAPLASEIVVADQEAHRLHHCLDTLEERQRGAIRTAFFDGVTYADLAEREHVPLGTMKSWVRRGLMKLRECLEQ; translated from the coding sequence TTGCCGGCGGATCCCGCACGTGCGCGACTGATCGAGGTGCTGGTACGCACCGGCGATGAGGATCGGGCGGCGTTTCGCGATCTCTACACGCTGACATCGGCGAAACTATTTGGCGTCTGCCTCCGTATCTGCGGCGAACGGCAAGCGGCGGAAGATGTTTTGCACGACGTGTATCTGACGGTGTGGAAGCGGGCGGGCGCCTATGAGCCGAGCCGTGCAAGCCCGATCACCTGGCTGTCGACGATCGCGCGCAACCGCGCGATCGACTGGCGCCGCGCGCAGGCAGTCCGCCATTCTACCCCGATCGACGAAGCACCGCCGGTTGTCGATACGGCACCATTGGCAAGCGAGATTGTGGTCGCCGACCAGGAGGCGCATCGATTGCATCATTGCCTCGATACGCTCGAGGAGCGGCAGCGTGGTGCGATCCGCACGGCGTTCTTCGACGGCGTGACCTATGCCGACCTGGCCGAGCGCGAGCATGTGCCGCTCGGCACGATGAAGAGCTGGGTGCGGCGCGGGCTGATGAAGCTCAGGGAGTGCCTGGAACAGTGA
- a CDS encoding cyclase family protein, with the protein MTEKRVCFDFEIDFSNGGGIQGQGFRLDIAGDEIDDADLSAYIIRDLRLLMVAETRILNKRIIDESHKRGAAAAIDQPPGTLRIDLSHVIEAGMITYKGLPAPLICDHLSREASRSSYDAGTEFQIGRIEMVGNTGTYMDTPFHRYADGYDLADLSLDRIAACPGLMIDVSGAAGRAIDWMALAADDIAGKAVLIRTGWDRHWRTDQYFEGHPHLTETAAIHLRDRGAAMVGIDSFNIDDTSGGTRPVHTVLLGAGIPIIEHMTGLDRLPASGFTFSAVPPKIRAMGTFPVRAYALV; encoded by the coding sequence GTGACCGAAAAGCGCGTCTGTTTCGATTTCGAGATCGATTTCTCGAATGGCGGCGGCATTCAGGGCCAGGGGTTCCGGCTCGACATCGCCGGGGACGAGATCGATGACGCCGACCTGTCGGCCTATATCATTCGCGACCTGCGGCTGCTGATGGTCGCTGAGACCCGTATCCTCAACAAGCGGATCATCGATGAATCGCACAAGCGCGGCGCCGCCGCTGCCATCGACCAGCCGCCGGGCACGCTGCGGATCGATCTCAGCCATGTCATCGAAGCGGGGATGATCACTTACAAGGGGCTTCCGGCACCGCTGATCTGCGACCATCTGTCGCGTGAGGCGTCGCGATCCAGCTATGATGCCGGCACCGAATTCCAGATCGGCCGGATCGAGATGGTCGGCAATACCGGCACCTATATGGACACGCCGTTTCATCGCTATGCCGATGGTTATGACCTGGCCGATCTTTCGCTTGATCGCATTGCCGCCTGCCCTGGGCTGATGATCGACGTGTCGGGGGCCGCCGGGCGTGCGATCGACTGGATGGCGCTTGCCGCGGATGACATTGCGGGCAAGGCAGTGCTGATCCGCACGGGCTGGGACCGGCATTGGCGTACCGATCAATATTTCGAGGGGCATCCCCATCTGACCGAGACCGCGGCGATCCATTTACGGGACCGCGGCGCCGCCATGGTCGGGATCGATTCGTTCAATATCGACGACACATCCGGAGGCACGCGTCCGGTGCACACGGTCTTGCTTGGTGCCGGCATTCCGATCATCGAGCATATGACCGGGCTCGATCGACTGCCGGCGAGCGGCTTCACCTTTTCGGCGGTGCCGCCCAAGATTCGCGCAATGGGGACTTTCCCGGTCCGCGCCTATGCGTTGGTGTAG
- the rpiB gene encoding ribose 5-phosphate isomerase B: MRIAIASDHAAFALKGMLAAWLRDEGHDVIDLGPDSDARVDYPDFGYKLAAAVANGDAERGVALCGSGIGISIAVNRNPAVRCALVGEPLSAALAREHNDANVIALGARLTGEDMAKACITAFLTTGFAGGRHTDRVAKLGHPQPEEHSA; encoded by the coding sequence ATGCGCATTGCCATCGCTTCCGATCATGCCGCGTTCGCGCTGAAGGGCATGCTTGCCGCCTGGCTGCGCGACGAAGGGCATGACGTGATCGACCTTGGTCCCGACAGCGATGCGCGGGTCGATTACCCTGATTTCGGCTACAAGCTCGCCGCGGCGGTCGCCAACGGCGATGCCGAGCGCGGCGTGGCGCTGTGCGGGTCGGGCATCGGCATCTCGATCGCAGTCAACCGCAATCCGGCGGTACGCTGCGCGCTGGTCGGCGAACCGCTCTCCGCCGCGCTCGCGCGCGAACATAACGACGCCAATGTCATCGCGCTCGGCGCGCGCCTGACCGGCGAGGACATGGCCAAGGCCTGCATCACCGCTTTCCTGACTACTGGCTTCGCCGGTGGCCGCCACACCGACCGGGTCGCAAAACTCGGCCATCCCCAGCCCGAGGAGCATTCCGCATGA
- the nrdR gene encoding transcriptional regulator NrdR, with translation MRCPFCGHEDSQVKDSRPTEDGAAIRRRRQCEGCAARFTTFERIQLRELYVLKSEDKREPFDREKLLRSVSIAARKRPIDALRIEKLVSGIQRQLETQGENEVHSQRIGEMVMEGLKGLDSVAYIRFASVYKDFREARDFEEFAGNVSEVGKG, from the coding sequence TTGCGTTGCCCATTCTGTGGACATGAAGACAGCCAGGTAAAGGACAGCCGTCCGACCGAAGATGGTGCGGCGATCCGTCGTCGGCGCCAGTGCGAGGGGTGCGCGGCGCGCTTCACCACCTTCGAACGCATCCAGCTGCGCGAACTCTATGTGCTGAAAAGCGAGGACAAGCGCGAACCGTTCGACCGCGAAAAGCTGCTGCGCTCGGTCTCGATCGCAGCACGCAAGCGGCCGATCGACGCACTGCGGATCGAGAAGCTCGTCTCCGGAATTCAACGGCAGCTGGAAACCCAGGGCGAGAATGAAGTCCATTCGCAGCGTATCGGCGAGATGGTGATGGAAGGGCTGAAGGGCCTGGATTCGGTCGCCTATATCCGCTTTGCCAGTGTCTATAAGGATTTCCGCGAAGCGCGCGATTTCGAGGAATTCGCCGGCAATGTGAGCGAAGTGGGCAAAGGGTGA
- a CDS encoding RNA methyltransferase, protein MSADPAPPPVIVLVRPQLGENIGKAARAMLNFGLTEMRLVTPRDGWPNPSAGPAASGADIVLEQAQVFDSVADAVADCAQVYATTVRKRGVTKPVVTPERAATDIHAARGRSAILFGPERSGLETDDVALARTIITVPINAEFGSLNLAQAVILVAYEWSKGTVLASPPETELPDPAPHEELEGMILQLDAMLEAAHFFYPPDRTPVTKRTLRTLLTKPGWSSQEVRTFRGVLSALAGAKKAKPPPQS, encoded by the coding sequence GTGAGCGCCGATCCGGCCCCACCCCCCGTCATCGTCCTGGTCCGCCCGCAGCTTGGCGAGAATATCGGCAAGGCGGCACGTGCAATGCTCAATTTCGGGCTGACCGAGATGCGCCTCGTCACCCCGCGCGACGGCTGGCCCAATCCGTCGGCCGGTCCTGCCGCGAGTGGCGCCGATATCGTGCTCGAACAGGCCCAGGTGTTCGATAGCGTCGCCGACGCGGTGGCGGATTGCGCCCAGGTCTATGCGACCACGGTGCGCAAGCGCGGCGTGACCAAGCCCGTCGTCACGCCCGAACGCGCAGCCACCGATATCCATGCCGCACGGGGACGCTCGGCGATCCTGTTCGGGCCGGAGCGATCAGGCCTCGAAACCGACGACGTCGCGCTCGCCCGCACGATCATCACCGTGCCGATCAACGCCGAGTTCGGCTCGCTCAACCTCGCCCAGGCGGTGATCCTGGTGGCGTATGAATGGTCGAAGGGAACCGTGCTTGCTTCGCCCCCGGAAACCGAACTGCCCGACCCCGCGCCGCACGAAGAACTGGAAGGCATGATCCTGCAGCTCGATGCGATGCTGGAAGCGGCGCATTTCTTCTACCCGCCCGACCGCACTCCCGTGACCAAGCGGACACTGCGAACACTTTTGACCAAGCCCGGCTGGTCGAGCCAGGAGGTCAGAACCTTTCGCGGCGTGCTGAGCGCTTTGGCCGGCGCAAAGAAGGCGAAGCCGCCGCCTCAATCATAA
- a CDS encoding chorismate mutase yields the protein MNDTILAGADCTTMFEVRRGVDQVDRELIALLVRRFAYMDAAARIKPERSAVRDEPRKAQVIANARAQAEAAGLPGPAIALLWDKLVETSIAYEMEAFDRR from the coding sequence ATGAACGATACCATCCTTGCCGGTGCCGACTGCACGACGATGTTTGAGGTGCGCCGTGGCGTCGATCAGGTCGATCGCGAGCTGATCGCCCTGCTCGTCCGCCGCTTCGCCTATATGGATGCCGCGGCGCGGATCAAGCCCGAGCGCAGTGCGGTACGCGACGAGCCACGCAAGGCGCAGGTGATCGCCAATGCCCGGGCGCAGGCCGAGGCGGCAGGACTTCCCGGACCGGCGATCGCCCTGCTGTGGGACAAGCTGGTTGAGACGTCGATCGCCTATGAGATGGAGGCGTTCGATCGGCGCTGA
- the rpsD gene encoding 30S ribosomal protein S4 codes for MSKRSSAKYKLDRRMGENIWGRPKSPVNKREYGPGQHGQRRKGKVSDFGIQLRAKQKLKGYYGDVTEKQFRACYHEAARMKGDTGQNLIGLLEQRLDMIVYRAKFAPTVFAARQLVSHGHIRVNGVKCNIASRRCFPGMEITLGSKAQEMALVMEAQGLAERDIPDYVAPDGNAKVTFTRVPTLDEVPYPVKMEPNLVVEFYSR; via the coding sequence ATGTCGAAGCGTTCAAGCGCAAAGTACAAGCTCGATCGCCGGATGGGCGAGAATATCTGGGGCCGTCCCAAGTCGCCTGTCAACAAGCGCGAATATGGCCCCGGCCAGCACGGTCAGCGCCGCAAGGGCAAGGTGTCCGATTTCGGCATCCAGCTGCGCGCCAAGCAGAAGCTCAAGGGCTATTATGGCGATGTGACCGAGAAGCAGTTCCGCGCCTGCTATCATGAAGCGGCCCGGATGAAGGGCGATACCGGCCAGAACCTGATCGGCCTGCTTGAGCAGCGTCTCGACATGATCGTCTATCGCGCCAAATTCGCGCCGACCGTGTTCGCCGCGCGCCAGCTCGTCTCGCACGGCCACATCCGCGTCAACGGCGTGAAGTGCAACATCGCATCGCGCCGCTGCTTCCCGGGCATGGAAATCACGCTCGGGTCGAAGGCGCAGGAAATGGCGCTGGTGATGGAAGCACAGGGCCTCGCCGAGCGCGACATTCCCGACTACGTCGCCCCCGACGGCAATGCCAAGGTGACCTTCACCCGCGTGCCGACGCTCGACGAAGTGCCCTATCCGGTGAAGATGGAGCCGAACCTGGTCGTCGAGTTCTACTCGCGCTGA
- a CDS encoding alpha/beta hydrolase family protein gives MSIADLVKGGMPKAILNSSGDPDRLTDCHWASDTRLICRVHIVIPGSQSAKALNFTRLVSINSDGSGVRQLTVDTNSRSLDIIQDGGGVIDWLADGASGKVLMTRTFVPEESTGTRLSQDKEGLGVDQVDPVSGSRRTIVQPNREAVEFITDGHGAVRLMGVQPRNDSGYVSDHIDYVYRLPDNNNWKPLSTLKLNEGSSGGFNPYAVDQDLNVVYGFDGKDGRRALYSITLDGMLKRSLVLARPDVDVDGLIRIGRQNRVVGATFVTDRRESEFFDAELNKLRQSLGKALPGKPLVTFIDASADERTLLLFAGGDTDAGHYYIYHKDKRTLEDVMLARPQLENVKLASVKSITFPAADGTPIPGYLTLPPGSDGKNIPAIVMPHGGPGARDEWGFDWLAQYFAARGFAVLQPNFRGSTGYGDAWFQKNGFQSWRTAIGDVNDAGRWLNAQGIAASGKLAIVGWSYGGYAALQSAVLDPELFKAIVAIAPVTDLEALRAEARDFTNFRLVDAFIGKGPHVTQGSPASNAARIKAPVLLFHGDRDTNVGIRQSKLMVGKLKDAGGKVELVEFRGLDHQLDDDTARTAMLDKADTFLRQSLGL, from the coding sequence TTGTCGATCGCGGATCTGGTCAAGGGCGGCATGCCCAAGGCGATCCTGAATTCGAGCGGCGACCCCGATCGGTTGACGGATTGTCATTGGGCAAGCGACACGAGGCTGATCTGCCGGGTGCACATCGTCATCCCCGGCAGCCAGTCCGCCAAGGCGCTCAATTTCACTCGCCTGGTCTCGATCAACAGCGACGGCAGCGGTGTGCGGCAATTGACCGTGGATACCAATTCCCGGTCACTCGATATCATCCAGGACGGCGGCGGCGTGATCGACTGGCTTGCAGATGGCGCCAGCGGCAAGGTTCTCATGACCCGAACCTTCGTGCCGGAGGAATCCACCGGGACCCGGCTCAGCCAGGACAAGGAGGGGCTTGGGGTCGATCAGGTCGATCCGGTGTCGGGGTCCCGCCGCACCATCGTCCAGCCGAACCGGGAAGCAGTCGAATTCATCACCGATGGCCATGGCGCGGTACGGCTGATGGGCGTGCAGCCCAGGAACGATTCCGGATATGTCAGCGACCATATCGATTATGTCTACCGCCTGCCCGACAACAATAATTGGAAGCCTTTGAGCACGCTCAAGCTGAACGAGGGATCGAGCGGCGGTTTCAATCCTTACGCTGTCGATCAAGATCTCAACGTCGTGTACGGCTTCGATGGCAAGGATGGCCGGCGTGCGCTGTATAGCATCACGCTGGACGGCATGCTGAAGCGTAGCCTTGTCCTTGCGCGGCCGGACGTCGATGTCGACGGCCTGATCCGGATCGGCCGCCAGAACCGGGTGGTCGGCGCGACCTTCGTCACCGATCGCCGCGAGAGCGAGTTCTTCGATGCGGAACTGAACAAGCTGCGCCAGTCGCTCGGCAAGGCGCTGCCGGGAAAGCCGCTTGTGACGTTCATCGATGCCAGTGCCGATGAGCGCACGCTGTTGCTGTTTGCCGGCGGAGATACGGATGCCGGGCATTATTATATCTACCACAAGGATAAACGGACGCTCGAGGACGTGATGCTGGCCCGGCCGCAGCTGGAGAATGTGAAGCTCGCATCAGTCAAGTCGATCACATTCCCCGCTGCTGATGGCACGCCGATCCCGGGCTACCTCACCTTGCCGCCGGGCAGCGACGGGAAGAATATTCCGGCGATCGTCATGCCGCATGGCGGCCCCGGCGCGCGCGACGAATGGGGTTTCGACTGGCTGGCGCAATATTTCGCGGCGCGTGGGTTTGCCGTGCTCCAGCCCAATTTCCGGGGCTCGACCGGCTATGGCGATGCCTGGTTCCAGAAAAACGGCTTTCAATCGTGGCGCACCGCGATCGGGGACGTAAACGATGCCGGGCGCTGGCTGAACGCTCAGGGGATCGCGGCTTCAGGCAAGCTGGCGATCGTCGGCTGGTCCTATGGTGGTTACGCCGCGCTGCAATCGGCGGTACTCGACCCCGAATTGTTCAAGGCAATCGTCGCGATCGCGCCGGTGACCGATCTCGAGGCGTTGCGGGCGGAGGCACGCGATTTCACCAATTTCAGGCTCGTCGATGCCTTTATCGGCAAAGGTCCGCACGTGACCCAGGGGTCGCCCGCGAGCAATGCCGCGCGCATCAAGGCGCCCGTGCTGCTGTTTCATGGCGATCGCGACACCAATGTCGGTATCCGCCAGTCGAAACTGATGGTCGGTAAACTCAAGGATGCCGGCGGCAAGGTTGAACTGGTCGAATTCCGGGGACTGGATCATCAGCTTGACGACGATACGGCACGCACCGCGATGCTCGACAAGGCCGATACCTTCCTGCGCCAGTCGCTGGGGTTGTAA